A window of the Chaetodon trifascialis isolate fChaTrf1 chromosome 9, fChaTrf1.hap1, whole genome shotgun sequence genome harbors these coding sequences:
- the LOC139336684 gene encoding XIAP-associated factor 1-like, whose protein sequence is MDKKDATRTCGQCHRDIEVVNFTLHETHCSRFLCVCPDCEEAVPRQQLKQHREEQHTQVRCSKCNQKMERCRLMDHESDECVERLQSCQFCQLELPWKQLNEHHLACGSRTELCKDCGRYVTLRELPEHGLTCSATDGGSGPPPATSKLPANSSKRMVTVPCCRCAASFPAEDIHEHELQCVLATRSDDEEEEPEKEDEGDFTRRGVSRLSSTYKANSLSHRPRGGPWVAVGDPDQISTCPHCHLALPLFTLRWHEVKCQIHVLLK, encoded by the exons ATGGATAAGAAGGACGCGACGCGCACATGCGGCCAATG CCACAGAGACATTGAAGTGGTCAACTTCACTCTGCATGAAACGCACTGCAGCCGCTTCTTATGCGTCTGTCCGGACTGTGAGGAAGCTGTTCccagacagcagctgaagcagcacagagaggaacagCACACCCAg gtgagaTGCTCCAAGTGTAACCAGAAGATGGAACGTTGTCGCCTGATGGATCATGAA TCTGATGAGTGTGTGGAGCGTCTGCAGAGCTGTCAGTTCTGCCAGCTGGAGCTGCCGTGGAAGCAGCTGAACGAACACCATCTGGCCTGTGGGAGCCGCACCGAGCTCTGCAAGGACTGTGGCCGATACGTCACTCTGAGGGAGCTGCCTGAGCACGGCTTGACCTGCTCAGCTACTGACGGGGGCTCCGGTCCTCCACCAGCTACCAGCAAACTACCAGCAAACAGCAGTAAGAGGATG GTCACAGTGCCTTGTTGCAGATGTGCAGCATCATTTCCAGCTGAGGATATACATGAACATGAG CTCCAGTGTGTTCTAGCAACCAGATCtgacgatgaagaggaggagccaGAGAAGGAGGATGAGGGTGATTTCACCAGGCGGGGGGTCAGTCGGCTAAGCAGCACCTATAAGGCAAACTCCCTGTCACACAGACCCAGAGGTGGTCCCTGGGTTGCGGTGGGGGACCCAGACCAGATCAGCACCTGCCCCCACTGCCATCTGGCCCTGCCCCTCTTCACACTTCGCTGGCATGAG gtgaagTGCCAAATCCACGTTCTCTTGAAATAA
- the ccdc150 gene encoding coiled-coil domain-containing protein 150 gives MSTSAIPPLNDGATGPDALSLLHQRLLLAEEEAEALIQDMDALGVSRDQILGSAGRMGTTQGPVHPLQTRRVLGDEGMLWQHCGSLVSRVCRMESLLQTLKLTIFRLETERELDPSHSGHLKQQLAALQQDSEEEHQASRREVMKLREQLQQAYQERDEAHAEVQRLGDTVEAAARVDVALAAEELKIVKLEMSQKLMEVSEQMRQESARSAEAMKSHSELLQRLEEMKRVVEMERRQALLLQSDCQALHVEVQTGRQQLEEAKDRVRQLEEHCQQLKEQTAMKDSLLSELKTELKTVLPALQRQQTEHSRLLKESRELRAAADRVQSLNKQLQSQCSQLSAALHSLTVENENQQASLKAERSRAVKQIEEPDLLLEAARRNVQTELQMALTHKVNLQLELEKLKGEHAQLLQDSSIAPETAGTEREVLERTVERLRGELSKAKNEEEAMRRDLEGSKNELCLAVTKLEDERRSLETQLSDAKREVGHLSSAWQSQQDENRRIMGKVAALEQQQVSMQQVSQLLKALNDKNKLACDKGKLKVKELEGVCGPAGGVVSQTLENILASHTRLQLTDQTLQREMGGRELEPSTLKNDRLQAQREIRTHQVEVEKLQRLLTSTYAKNNRALESVQKALDTAKVDNRRLAHSVEQAVLTNSSLHRKLEQAREQYQATITLRDEELRKAQTKISDLSEELAAAKQQTRGDYERSMKTLHQEMSELKNTNKDSSVRSADLSKNNQELCQRVSGLEWQVSKQKACIREQRRPLRQQKSRDFQDNSQKVERFEESIKNLQNKEDSKLQVARMGSQQVSHKQEAEWERWTSTIQRWEAKRELAHIAGGSKPARTQLITQPHR, from the exons ATGTCCACCTCAGCCATCCCACCTCTCAATGATGGGGCCACAGGCCCAGACGCTCTGTCCCTTCTGCATCAGCGGCTGTTGTTGGCTGAGGAGGAAGCTGAAGCTCTAATTCAAGACATGGATGCATTGGGAGTGTCCAGGGACCAAATCTTGGGTTCTGCAGGCAGAATGGGCACCACTCAAGGGCCTGTACATCCTCTGCAGACACGCCGGGTCCTGGGTGATGAGGGCATGCTGTGGCAACACTGTGGCTCTCTAGTGAGCCGGGTGTGTCGCATGGAAAGTCTCCTACAGACCCTCAAACTCACCATCTTCCGCCtggagactgagagagagcTGGATCCCTCTCACTCAG GtcatctgaagcagcagctggcagcgctgcagcaggacagtgaggaggagcatCAGGCCTCCAGGAGGGAGGTGATGAAGCTCAGggagcagcttcagcaggcTTACCAAGAGAGAGACGAAGCTCACGCAGAGGTGCAGAGGCTGGGGGACACTGTGGAGGCCGCTGCCAGG GTGGATGTGGCTTTGGCTGCTGAGGAACTGAAGATTGTCAAATTAGAGATGAGTCAGAAACTGATGGAGGTGAGtg aGCAGATGAGGCAGGAGTCTGCCCGCTCCGCTGAAGCCATGAAATCTCACAGCGAGCTTCTCCAGCggctggaggagatgaagagagtggtggagatggagaggagacag gctctgctgctgcagtcggATTGCCAGGCCTTGCATGTTGAGGTCCAGACTGGCCGGCAGCAACTGGAGGAAGCTAAAGACAGAGTCAGACAGCTGGAGGAACACTGTCAGCAGCTCAAAGAACAGACAG CAATGAAGGACTCGCTTTTGTCTGAGttgaaaactgaactgaaa ACTGTTCTTCCAGCTCTTCAGAGGCAGcagacagagcacagcagactgctgaaggagagcagagagctgagagctgctgctgacagagtCCAG AGCCTGAATAAGCAGCTGCAAAGTCAGTGTTCCCAGCTCAGTGCTGCCCTGCATTCACTCACAGTGGAGAATGAAAACCAGCAGGCCAGCTTAAAG GCTGAGAGGAGTCGTGCAGTTAAGCAAATTGAAGAACcagacctgctgctggaggcagcCAGACGCAACGTTCAGACTGAGCTGCAGATGGCACTGACACATAAAGTTAATCTGCAGCTGGAGCT AGAGAAGCTCAAAGGCGAGCATGCACAGCTCCTGCAGGACTCCTCCATTGCACCAGAGACAGCGGGCACTGAGAGGGAAGTACTGGAGCGAACCGTTGAGAGGCTTCGGGGGGAGCTGAGCAAGGCCaaaaatgaggaggaggcaATGAGGAGAGACCTGGAGGGTTCTAAAAATGAG TTATGTCTTGCTGTCACAAAGTTGGAGGATGAGAGAAGAAGTCTGGAGACCCAACTTAGCGACGCAAAG CGGGAGGTGGGACATCTGAGCTCGGCCTGGCAGAGCCAGCAGGATGAGAACAGGAGGATCATGGGAAAGGTGGCTGCTTTAGAGCAGcaacaggtga GCATGCAGCAGGTGAGCCAGTTACTGAAGGCCCTAAATGACAAGAACAAGCTGGCCTGTGACAAAGGGAAACTTAAGGTgaa GGAGCTGGAGGGAGTCTGTGGTCCTGCAGGTGGTGTTGTCAGTCAGACCCTTGAAAACATCCTGGCCTCCCACACCAGACTCCAACTGACTGATCAGACCCTGCAGCGGGAGATGGGGGGGCGAGAGCTGGAGCCGTCAACACTCAAGAATGACAG GCTCCAGGCTCAGAGAGAGATCAGGACACACCAAGTAGAGGTGGAGAAACTCCAGCGACTCCTGACATCAACTTATGCCAAGAACAACAGAGCT CTGGAGTCCGTACAGAAGGCCTTGGATACGGCTAAAGTGGACAACAGGAGGCTGGCCCACAGTGTGGAGCAGGCTGTGTTGACCAACAGCAGTTTGCACAGGAAGCTGGAGCAGGCCAGAGAGCAGTACCAGGCCACCATCACACTGAG AGATGAAGAGCTACGCAAAGCTCAGACAAAGATTAGCGATTTATCTGAAGAGCTTGCTGCCGCAAAGCAACAAACCAGGGGAGACTATGAACGTTCCATGAAGACACTGCATCAAGAAATGTCAGAG cttaaaaatacaaataaggACTCGTCAGTTAGGTCAGCTGACCTTTCCAAGAACAACCAGGAGCTCTGCCAACGAGTTTCTGGGCTGGAGTGGCAGGTGTCCAAACAGAAAGCTTGtatcagagagcagaggaggccgCTGAGGCAGCAGAAGAGCAGAGATTTCCAGGACAACTCACAGAAAGTTGAG AGGTTTGAAGAGAGCATCAAGAATCTGCAGAACAAGGAGGACAGTAAGCTCCAGGTGGCCAGGATGGGCTCCCAGCAG GTTTCACACAAACAGGAGGCAGAGTGGGAGAGGTGGACTTCCACCATCCAACGCTGGGAAGCCAAGAGAGAGCTGGCTCACATCGCTGGAGGATCCAAGCCTGCCAGGACACAGCTGATAACACAACCACATCGATAA
- the LOC139336600 gene encoding tektin-1-like: MFHSSSIFNTCSPNLLILSVMDHRWRTMSAPQRDPQQGGGPNLVNIEVTRNHSELFRAGCLRLISETDKACKRMQSDDNKQLDQRSRDIQFLKKELELKLEEIIVEIDELIDLQSRVVKALEASKEPLRVTVLCLEERMKRRPSKRLHDEVDRELLKEREVIEGAASPLQRVVEQITEQIRLNRSVKYHLEQDLKEKCEAQCIDSSCALMTSHSINSLHKSRNTTTALPSLAVTPKQWENISDINISKAEQQESNSRALRALVESLLEQTAADMQKQVQATTTAFQLKVQETKSAKSQMEDQLATILSEIGSQQRTREDLHVAVTETEHALSLAQARLALRHQRSAKEQCHDQAQSRILGEVQQLTAQLTKLREVTAQSQEEQRALVCCQLQLQENIEMEANALYIDEVVCAQHREPIIIHRF, translated from the exons ATGTTCCACAGTTCTTCCATTTTTAATACATGTTCTCCCAACCTGCTTATACTGTCAGTGATGGACCACCGCTGGAGAACAATGTCTGCCCCACAGCGCGACCCCCAGCAGGGTGGTGGACCCAATCTAGTGAATATTGAAGTAACGCGGAACCACTCTGAGCTCTTCAGGGCAGGATGTTTGAGGCTGATCTCAGAAACTGACAAAGCCTGCAAACGCATGCAAAGTGATGATAACAAGCAACTGG ATCAGCGGAGCAGAGACATCCAGTTTCTGAAGAAGGAGTTGGAGCTGAAGTTGGAGGAGATTATTGTGGAGATTGATGAGCTCATTGACTTGCAGAGCAGAGTGGTGAAAGCCCTTGAGGCCTCCAAAGAGCCTCTGAGAGTCACCGTTCTCTGTCTGGAGGAGAG GATGAAACGTCGGCCCTCGAAAAGGCTGCATGATGAGGtggacagagagctgctgaaggagagGGAGGTCATTGAGGGAGCGGCCTCCCCTCTGCAGCGTGTCGTGGAGCAGATCACTGAGCAGATACG ACTGAACCGATCTGTCAAGTACCATCTGGAGCAGGATCTGAAGGAGAAATGTGAGGCTCAGTGCATCGACAGCTCCTGTGCCTTAATGACCAGCCATTCCATCAACAGCCTGCACAAGTCCAGAAACACCACAACTGCTCTGCCGAG CCTGGCAGTGACTCCAAAGCAGTGGGAGAACATCTCAGACATCAACATAtccaaagcagagcagcaggagagcaaCTCTCGGGCCCTGCGGGCCCTGGTGGAGTCTCTCCTGGAGCAGACGGCTGCTGACATGCAGAAGCAGGTCCAGGCCACAACAACAGCCTTTCAGCTGAAGGTCCAGGAAACCAAGTCTGCCAAGAGTcagatggaggatcagctggCCACG ATTCTGTCTGAGATTGGCAGCCAGCAGAGGACCAGAGAGGATCTCCATGTGGCCGTCACAGAGACTGAACATGCTCTGAGTTTGGCTCAGGCCCGGCTGGCTCTACGCCACCAGAGGTCCGCCAAAGAGCAATGCCACGATCAAGCACAGTCCCGGATCCTCGGCGAGGTCCAGCAGCTCACCGCTCAACTCACCAA ACTGCGTGAGGTCACTGCCCAGtcacaggaggagcagagggctCTGGTttgctgtcagctgcagctgcaggaaaacatcGAGATGGAGGCAAACGCTCTCTACATCGACGAGGTGGTCTGCGCCCAGCACAGAGAGCCCATTATCATACATCGCTTCTGA